One Pieris napi chromosome 13, ilPieNapi1.2, whole genome shotgun sequence genomic window carries:
- the LOC125055457 gene encoding WW domain-containing oxidoreductase-like → MSVINIDKVIRLFYKTINFFCKILLMHHVIDSDSEDELPSGWEEKSTEDGNVYYVNSCNKKIQWTHPRTGRKKVIPKDLPFGWTKMTDEDGKAVYEHKETGNTTLVDPRLAFAQEEKKHINDFRQRFDSSSTAYQILHGVDLSGKYALITGCNAGIGYETAKSLARHGCNVLLANRNMEATKKAIEQIVKETNVSEDNLKTIHLDLMSLNSVKKCALAVKAVFSDHLDMLILNAGIFGHAYEETEDKIDKTIQVNHLSHMYLALLLEPLLKKNSRVVFVSSESHRMASLKNVFVNQNLSSPKEWFSAMIAYNNSKLYNVITAKVLSEEWKDKGILVNSLHPGNMVSTNISKSWWLYDLLFFLVRPFTKSLQQAAATTVYVATAAELEGVTGLYFNNCFYCKESTLARDKEIRNEVISISLKMIQQRMGVDDIQPYLDKYCCSKS, encoded by the exons ATGTCGGtgataaatattgataaagtaataagattattttataaaacaattaattttttttgtaagataTTATTAATGCATCACGTAATAGATTCCGACAGTGAAGACGAACTGCCCTCTGGTTGGGAAGAAAAATCTACCGAAGACggaaatgtttattatgttaa ttcttgcaataaaaaaattcagtggACTCATCCTCGAACTGGCAGAAAAAAGGTTATACCTAAAGATTTGCCTTTCGGATGGACGAAAATGACAGATGAGGATGGTAAAGCTGTGTATGAACATAAAGAAACAGGAAACACAACTTTAGTTGATCCAAGATTAGCTTTTGCTCAAGAGGAAAAGAAGCATATTAATGACTTCCGTCAAAGATTTGATAGTTCTTCAACAGCTTATCAG ATACTACATGGAGTAGATTTATCTGGAAAGTATGCCCTTATAACAGGCTGTAATGCTGGTATTGGGTATGAAACTGCCAAGTCACTGGCAAGGCATGGGTGTAATGTCTTACTTGCTAATAGAAATATGGAAGCAACAAAGAAAGCAATAGAACAAATTGTAAAGGAAACAAATGTGTCAGAGGATAATTTGAAAACAATTCATTTAGATTTGATGTCCTTAAACAGTGTAAAGAAATGTGCCTTGGCTGTAAAGGCGGTGTTTTCTGA ccACTTGGACATGTTGATATTAAATGCTGGAATTTTTGGTCATGCATATGAAGAGACAGAAGACAAAATTGACAAGACAATACAAGTTAATCATTTGAGCCATATGTATTTGGCTCTGTTACTGGAACCATTATTGAAGAAGAATTCACGAGTTGTGTTTGTCTCTTCTGAAtcacacag GATGGCAAGTTTAAAGAATGTATTTGTAAATCAAAATCTGTCTTCTCCAAAGGAATGGTTCAGTGCAATGATAGCATACAATAATTCTAAATTGTATAATGTTATTACAGCTAAA GTTTTAAGTGAAGAATGGAAAGACAAAGGTATATTGGTAAATTCACTCCACCCTGGAAACATGGTCTCGACAAACATCAGCAAGAGTTGGTGGCTCTATGATCTATTATTCTTTTTGGTTCGTCCATTTACAAAGTCATtg caaCAAGCAGCTGCAACCACTGTCTACGTAGCAACAGCTGCTGAGTTAGAAGGAGTAACAGGCTTGTACTTCAATAATTGTTTCTATTGTAAAGAGTCAACATTGGCCCGAGACAAAGAAATAAGAAATGAAGTTATTTCGATATCCCTTAAGATGATCCAGCAGCGAATGGGTGTAGATGATATACAAccatatttagataaatattgttgttcaaaatcttaa